The Vicia villosa cultivar HV-30 ecotype Madison, WI linkage group LG1, Vvil1.0, whole genome shotgun sequence genome includes a region encoding these proteins:
- the LOC131645860 gene encoding uncharacterized protein LOC131645860: MGVPVFKKLKLPTGQSVVVCSVVRRRGGSIDRMRREERQRREVDDEGHRRAAPEAGPQHPGFPGGPSDTSILTRYQDHVSRHLWFRDERRSKTNLKGSAHGSKLIGWIPHILPRAMSDWLVASGLSSLQHTSLARVDTHLLSTFVER, translated from the exons ATGGGTGTTCCggttttcaaaaaattaaaattaccaaCCGGACAATCCGTTGTTGTGTGTTCCG tcgTTCGCAGAAGAGGAGGTTCGATCGACAGAATGCGCCGAGAAGAAAGACAACGTCGAGAGGTTGATGACGAGGGACATCGGAGAGCTGCACCGGAGGCTGGTCCACAGCATCCTGGATTTCCCGGAGGACCGAGTGATACTTCTATTTTGACTAGGTATCAGGACCATGTTTCCCGCCATTTATGGTTCCGCGAT GAGAGACGATCGAAGACCAACCTTAAAGGTTCTGCACATGGCAGCAAATTAATAGGATGGATTCCGCATATTCTTCCAAGAGCGATGAGTGATTGGTTAGTTGCCTCTGGTCTGTCATCTCTGCAGCATACTAGTTTGGCTAGAGTAGATACGCATCTTTTATCAACTTTTGTTGAGAGATGA
- the LOC131645869 gene encoding protein MAIN-LIKE 1-like, translated as MPFDEMTITLDDVSCLLHIPIRGELVDPDKVVIDYDAIHLVVELFGVSLSDASSEVSSVRGPYYKLDWLKQVFEQQRVADNFTGAVRAYIMLLLGCTILADKTLTLVKAKYLPLLRDLDGCGRYFWGAAALVALYRYLGDASFYSCKQLGGYASLLQRGTYGICGIGSPLARAMRWEYRQGTQKVDEIRAVLDQLTPRDVIWRHFEDHRQHRLFDDICLYRGGLKWYGTVVLYLSDRCPRQFGYRQYILIAPPNVDTLDVDVE; from the exons ATGCCGTTCGACGAGATGACCATTACGCTAGATGATGTTTCGTGTCTTCTTCATATACCTATTCGGGGTGAGCTGGTTGACCCCGATAAAGTTGTCATTGATTATGATGCTATCCATCTAGTTGTTGAGTTATTTGGTGTTTCATTGAGTGATGCATCTAGTGAGGTTTCTTCTGTAAGGGGTCCTTATTATAAGTTGGATTGGTTGAAGCAAGTATTTGAGCAACAAAGAGTTGCTGATAACTTTACCGGTGCTGTCAGAGCCTACATCATGTTGTTGTTAGGTTGTACTATTCTTGCCGACAAGACTTTAACTCTTGTCAAGGCAAAATATTTACCACTATTGAGAGACTTGGATGGATGTGGTAGATACTTTTGGGGGGCAGCTGCACTGGTGGCTCTATATAGATATTTAGGAGATGCTTCATTCTATTCATGCAAGCAGCTTGGCGGTTATGCGTCTCTTCTTCAG AGAGGTACTTATGGGATTTGTGGCATCGGTAGTCCATTGGCTAGGGCGATGAGATGGGAATATAGGCAAGGGACGCAAAAAGTTGATGAGATTCGAGCTGTGTTAGATCAGTTGACCCCTCGTGATGTCATTTGGCGGCATTTTGAGGATCATAGGCAGCACCGTTTGTTTGATGATATCTGTTTGTACAGGGGTGGTTTGAAGTGGTATGGTACTGTAGTGCTATATTTATCTGACAGATGTCCGCGTCAGTTTGGATACAGACAATACATACTGATTGCTCCTCCTAATGTAGACACACTTGATGTGGATGTTGAGTAG
- the LOC131642139 gene encoding probable pectate lyase 18, translated as MLLPMSCILLICLLSSFSIQIKATKTFSNLTLPHQHPYPEAVVHELQQKINVSLFRRELLGKTQGGCLTGNPVDDCWRCDANWAANRQKLAECGIGFGRAAMGGKNGQIYVVHDSSDSDPANPVPGTLRHAVIQDEPLWIIFSADMTINLRHELIFNSFKTVDGRGANVQITGHGCITLQYISNVIIHNIHVHHCKPSGNTNIRASPTHVGFRGISDGDGISIFGSRNIWIDHCSLSYCTDGLIDAIMGSTAITISNNHFGHHDEVMLLGHNDKYTPDRGMQVTIAFNHFGEGLVQRMPRCRLGYIHVVNNDFTQWKMYAIGGSANPTINSQGNRYTAPSDPNAKEVTKRVETDDKEWSDWNWRTEGDVMVNGAFFVPSGGGMSAQYAEASSVQPKSAVQIDQLTMYSGVFGDPRDNGDIYPGFNGAGTTTGATSKGYNEGPSSDGGDFFGMIFKGSSSQAAPPAPYSSIVFVSTFLSLLIIFNLDIITNYDILLSLL; from the exons atgCTTCTTCCTATGAGTTGCATTCTTTTAATATGTCTCTTGAGTTCTTTCTCCATCCAAATCAAAGCCACTAAAACCTTTTCAAATCTCACCTTACCCCACCAACATCCTTACCCTGAAGCTGTGGTTCATGAACTTCAACA GAAAATCAATGTGTCACTTTTTAGAAGAGAACTACTCGGAAAAACACAAGGCGGATGTTTAACTGGAAATCCAGTAGATGATTGCTGGCGCTGCGACGCAAACTGGGCGGCGAACCGTCAGAAGTTAGCAGAATGCGGAATCGGATTCGGACGCGCCGCCATGGGAGGTAAAAACGGCCAGATCTATGTTGTTCATGACTCCTCCGACTCCGACCCGGCGAATCCCGTTCCAGGCACACTCCGTCACGCGGTTATCCAAGACGAACCTCTCTGGATAATCTTCTCCGCCGACATGACGATAAACCTCCGCCACGAGCTTATCTTCAACAGCTTCAAAACCGTCGACGGCCGCGGCGCGAACGTTCAAATCACCGGTCACGGTTGCATCACACTCCAATATATCTCAAATGTTATCATCCACAACATCCATGTTCATCACTGTAAACCCTCCGGGAACACTAACATACGCGCGAGTCCAACGCATGTAGGGTTCAGAGGAATTTCCGACGGTGACGGAATATCAATCTTCGGTTCTAGAAACATCTGGATCGACCATTGCTCGTTATCTTACTGTACCGACGGATTAATCGACGCTATAATGGGGTCCACTGCTATAACGATTTCGAATAACCATTTTGGTCATCACGATGAGGTTATGCTTCTAGGGCACAACGATAAATATACTCCTGATAGAGGAATGCAAGTTACGATTGCGTTTAATCACTTCGGAGAAGGACTTGTTCAGAGAATGCCACGGTGCAGACTCGGTTACATCCATGTCGTTAACAACGATTTCACGCAGTGGAAAATGTATGCTATCGGTGGTAGTGCTAACCCTACTATCAACAGCCAGGGTAACCGTTACACCGCCCCCTCTGATCCAAACGCGAAAGAG GTGACTAAGCGCGTGGAGACAGATGATAAAGAGTGGAGTGATTGGAATTGGAGGACGGAAGGAGACGTAATGGTAAACGGAGCGTTTTTCGTGCCGTCGGGAGGTGGGATGAGTGCACAGTACGCGGAGGCGTCGAGCGTGCAACCCAAGTCCGCTGTGCAAATCGATCAGCTCACCATGTACTCCGGTGTTTTCGGTGATCCCAG GGATAATGGAGATATATATCCCGGTTTCAACGGCGCCGGGACCACGACTGGAGCCACCAGCAAGGGCTACAATGAGGGACCCAGCAGTGACGGTGGAGACTTCTTTGGTATGATATTCAAAGGCAGTAGCAGCCAAGCAGCACCACCAGCACCATACTCATCAATTGTATTTGTTTCAACTTTTTTgtctcttttaattattttcaatttggacattatcacCAACTATGATATTCTATTATCATTATTATGA